In Bacteroidota bacterium, the genomic stretch GTGTCAATTGGAAATTGATTGACGAGAAGATCAATGAAAAATACACGAGAGGTGATCGCGTTGATGGCCGCCCTGCTTACCCCGGATTACTCCTCTTTAAAATGTGTTTACTCGAAGAATGGTTTAATATATTTCATAATAAAATAGACTTCTATGTTAATGACTCCATTAGTTTTACCCATTTTATCGGACTAAGTTTAGATGATGAGGTCCCATCCAGCTCAACGGTAAGTCGGTTCAGAATAGAACTGATCAAAAAAGATTTATACAGCGAGCTCATTTCAATGATTAACCAACAATTAGACAGTAAAAACTTAAGAGTCAGAAAAGGAACTTTAAAACAGGCAGCAATTTTGCATAAATAATAAAAAAAACAATTGATATAATAATTATTGTTTGCAAATTTGCAGGTAAATAAAATGATTATCTGTTAATTAGAATTACATTTTTATAATTTATTAATGTTCCTAAGCACCCGAAATATTAGCGTTATTTTTCTATTTTTGGCCTTATCCATTTCCGGATTTGGACAAAGTCCAAAGAAATATTTCAAAGAGGGTGAAAAATATCTGGAAGAAAGAAAATATATGCTTGCAGTAACCAAGTTTACTCAAGCACTTCGAATGGATCAGGAATAC encodes the following:
- a CDS encoding transposase, translated to MIKRKSSINLADVAVAKRKIKNQFLDKINKSVNWKLIDEKINEKYTRGDRVDGRPAYPGLLLFKMCLLEEWFNIFHNKIDFYVNDSISFTHFIGLSLDDEVPSSSTVSRFRIELIKKDLYSELISMINQQLDSKNLRVRKGTLKQAAILHK